The Gemmatimonadota bacterium genome includes a region encoding these proteins:
- a CDS encoding SIR2 family protein, producing the protein MTEKRNYQIIKTRDDHSIVQLSRDESSVESPFVLPEDAKCSWAESGKHVDILKLRSRIEPWLTALFQSEHLSLLVGSGLTHAVHGIARSEELPGMQTLQFGIFDNEISVAAKKLAKATGRKDGNLEDLIRVANDLLRGLEIFPPSDILDGRSGSEQVAALREGLNNAISSFTTSILDGEYRLSTASPEKREQAVNYLVSFLMSFASRSGTRERLHIFTTNYDRYLEAGADVAGLRMIDRFVGTLAPVFRSSRLNIDLHYNPPGIRGEPRYLEGVARFTKLHGSVDWIDYDGAIQRIGLPFGAQDATPYLTIYGSDSLDMNRLMIYPNSSKDQETTFYPYVELFRDFAAAICRPNSTLVCYGYSFGDDHINRVIRDMLTIPSAHLVVISYDDPLNKIMSLYDSLGRHAQFTLLIGDHLGDIQVLADHYLPKPSIDRTTIRMAELLKNRGVSSEGAHDPSVE; encoded by the coding sequence ATGACTGAGAAGCGAAATTATCAGATTATCAAGACCCGTGATGACCACTCAATTGTTCAATTATCTCGTGATGAGAGTTCGGTTGAGTCACCTTTTGTATTGCCAGAAGATGCGAAGTGCTCATGGGCAGAATCTGGTAAACACGTTGACATACTGAAGCTTCGTTCACGTATCGAGCCGTGGCTAACCGCACTTTTTCAGTCGGAGCATTTGTCTTTGCTGGTTGGATCAGGCCTTACCCATGCTGTTCATGGAATAGCTAGATCTGAGGAATTACCAGGGATGCAAACGCTCCAGTTTGGAATATTCGACAATGAGATATCAGTAGCAGCAAAAAAACTCGCAAAAGCTACAGGGAGAAAGGACGGAAATCTTGAAGATCTGATTCGCGTAGCAAACGATCTACTTCGCGGTCTGGAGATTTTTCCGCCTTCGGACATCTTGGACGGACGGTCTGGTAGTGAGCAAGTTGCAGCCTTGCGTGAAGGGCTGAACAATGCGATTTCATCATTTACTACCTCGATTTTGGATGGGGAGTATAGACTCTCCACTGCGTCACCTGAAAAGCGCGAACAGGCAGTCAATTACCTCGTGAGTTTTCTGATGAGTTTCGCTAGTCGATCAGGTACACGTGAAAGATTGCATATTTTCACAACAAATTACGACCGGTACTTAGAAGCCGGTGCGGATGTGGCAGGATTACGCATGATTGACCGTTTTGTTGGAACGCTGGCGCCAGTGTTTCGGTCGTCCCGCCTCAACATTGATTTACACTACAACCCGCCCGGGATTCGTGGTGAACCGCGCTATTTGGAAGGTGTGGCCCGCTTTACGAAACTTCATGGATCAGTTGACTGGATCGACTATGATGGAGCAATTCAACGTATTGGGCTCCCGTTCGGAGCGCAAGATGCAACACCCTATCTTACCATCTACGGGTCTGATTCCTTAGACATGAACCGGCTCATGATCTACCCAAATTCCTCAAAGGACCAAGAGACCACTTTCTATCCATATGTCGAGTTATTTCGTGACTTTGCCGCGGCAATCTGTCGGCCGAATAGCACTCTGGTCTGTTACGGGTATAGCTTTGGTGACGATCACATCAATCGAGTGATAAGAGACATGCTTACAATCCCGTCTGCACATTTAGTGGTAATCTCGTACGACGATCCTCTTAATAAAATCATGAGTCTTTACGACAGTCTGGGTAGGCACGCTCAGTTTACTCTGTTGATCGGGGACCATCTTGGTGACATCCAAGTATTAGCGGATCACTACCTTCCAAAGCCATCGATCGACCGAACTACCATCCGCATGGCAGAACTACTTAAGAACCGTGGGGTATCGAGCGAAGGTGCACACGATCCGTCCGTAGAATAA
- a CDS encoding DEAD/DEAH box helicase: protein MTTPVEIHYSPENTGCFVVPIEYLNSSIWARLKLAIRTKNLEHKIIGGRIVLSWSDTLGVVRELGSRQIQNTLDFRFHPQGDAVPKLQEFVIQLKKERKQRKEITLTLTEDELDSRLMELGFTKRRLKPFQRRDLIHLLSLENGANFSVPGAGKTTVTFALHILTRKPGRHLLIVAPKAATQVWLDIVTDCMEEHAPNNGNESFTVLAGTERETSETLRSGATRFIISYDLMVRQQDVVTSHLSSTPTHLILDESHRMKAGWQSQRGSILLNIASLPERRDILTGTPMPQDARDIESQLDFLWPGHGLGLEILQGKSPREVLGNLYVRTTKSELGLPSVRKHFIDIDMQPGQLALYSIVRNEFLRDYSRKLSQGFASAQFLRARRSVMRLLQLSVDPILALNAMASEDFEVESSIVDQVLEEGNSAKMIAIAEHVRKLALKGEKSVIWTIFTNTIHNFVTSLADLNPVYIHGGVPVGDVNDLDSREAQLRRFHTDSECYVLVANPATAGEGISLHTVCHNALYADRSYVSTHYLQSIDRIHRLGLEPDQDTNVYVYRSKAPSVIGSIDLSVSRRLIEKIHNMQQLLNDPDLHEIAFDEEQADDPISYDVELKDIIDLISELEGRGGEVPPEE, encoded by the coding sequence ATGACAACACCAGTAGAAATCCATTACAGCCCAGAAAACACTGGGTGTTTTGTTGTGCCAATTGAGTACTTAAATTCGTCGATATGGGCCCGACTGAAACTAGCAATAAGGACGAAAAACCTTGAGCATAAGATAATAGGTGGACGCATAGTTTTATCGTGGTCCGACACATTAGGGGTCGTTAGGGAACTTGGTAGTCGCCAGATACAGAATACGCTGGATTTCAGATTCCATCCTCAAGGTGATGCAGTACCGAAGTTACAGGAATTTGTAATTCAATTAAAAAAAGAAAGAAAACAACGTAAAGAAATCACCCTAACTTTAACCGAAGATGAATTAGATAGTCGTCTAATGGAACTAGGATTCACAAAGCGTCGACTCAAACCCTTTCAACGCCGAGATCTCATACATTTGTTGTCATTGGAAAATGGAGCGAATTTCTCTGTACCGGGGGCAGGGAAGACAACAGTAACTTTTGCACTTCATATCCTTACGCGAAAACCAGGTCGACACCTACTCATTGTTGCCCCAAAAGCAGCAACACAAGTGTGGTTGGATATCGTCACAGATTGTATGGAAGAACATGCCCCGAATAATGGAAATGAATCTTTCACCGTTCTTGCCGGTACTGAAAGAGAAACATCCGAGACACTAAGGTCAGGTGCAACTCGCTTTATAATCTCCTATGATCTTATGGTTCGACAACAGGACGTGGTTACTTCGCATCTTTCTTCAACTCCTACGCATCTGATTCTAGATGAATCACATAGGATGAAAGCAGGTTGGCAATCACAAAGAGGATCGATTCTGCTTAACATTGCTTCGTTACCTGAGCGAAGAGACATCCTTACCGGTACACCTATGCCGCAGGACGCTCGAGACATCGAATCTCAACTTGATTTTCTTTGGCCAGGGCATGGTCTCGGACTAGAGATATTGCAGGGCAAGTCGCCTCGTGAAGTATTGGGTAATCTATATGTACGTACGACTAAATCGGAACTTGGTTTGCCATCAGTACGAAAACACTTCATCGACATTGACATGCAACCTGGTCAATTGGCACTATACTCGATTGTGCGTAACGAGTTTCTTCGGGACTATTCAAGAAAACTTAGTCAAGGATTTGCTAGTGCACAGTTCCTACGTGCACGTCGATCAGTTATGCGTTTGCTTCAGTTATCAGTTGATCCCATTCTCGCTCTTAATGCAATGGCAAGTGAAGACTTTGAAGTGGAATCTTCAATTGTGGATCAAGTTTTGGAAGAAGGAAATTCGGCTAAGATGATCGCAATAGCCGAGCATGTACGAAAACTTGCACTAAAGGGAGAGAAATCTGTAATCTGGACGATATTCACAAACACAATACATAATTTCGTAACTTCACTAGCGGATCTAAATCCTGTCTACATTCATGGTGGAGTTCCAGTAGGCGATGTAAATGATCTTGATTCTCGAGAAGCCCAGTTACGGAGATTTCATACCGATAGCGAGTGCTACGTATTGGTGGCAAACCCCGCAACAGCGGGTGAAGGAATAAGTCTTCACACTGTTTGTCATAATGCTCTCTATGCGGATAGAAGCTATGTGTCGACACACTATCTTCAATCAATAGATAGAATCCATCGGCTGGGATTAGAACCCGATCAGGACACTAATGTATATGTCTATCGATCAAAGGCTCCATCAGTAATCGGTAGTATTGATTTATCGGTTAGTAGACGTCTAATTGAGAAGATACATAACATGCAGCAGTTGCTGAACGACCCGGATTTACATGAGATTGCATTTGATGAAGAGCAAGCTGATGATCCCATCAGCTACGACGTCGAACTTAAAGATATCATTGACCTTATATCAGAACTTGAAGGCAGAGGTGGTGAGGTTCCTCCTGAGGAATAA
- a CDS encoding ATP-binding protein: MTQLPMEQSRNLRIGTVEFVSPDEIKVAIEIDAPESVALNTGTPQPFPRVNGYLLVSVDDGFLVGQVEWITIERSPFPKRRGMQDFGLVDLPYPLRRLRLNPLGTLQKTVDDLFVFNRGAESLPTVGSVVLLPTEPQLRSIITSATEGQVKIGSSPIAGDANVYVDPNRLFGRHLAVLGNTGSGKSCSVAGLIRWSIEEAQRARVDLSEVKEPKQCQMSPPNARFIVLDPNGEYSRAFGDGGSAIKARVFKVGSDVSKSTLKVPLWFWNSAEWCSFMQASTRTQRPLLRRALREVRSGRSGDVESNDEQKKLELRRYLSSRLISIRDAFRLGEIQTDESKFGFRLKAIASDLEIRATEFPDYHIAEIRNVIMQALEETHRSFQKDGETIEYFRAFTEDQIRRVIEAFGESIERLGGIVYHEGPNEDVPLRFSGTDLADHLEILSNQENVQQYLDFLIARIRTFMSDPKMQAIIEDTDGITLPQWLTDYIGDNEAKGGCVSVIDLSLVPTDIVHVVTAVIARMVFEAHQRYVKLKSVALPTVLVMEEAHTFIKRYKDDVDNTEVAAVCCQVFERIAREGRKFGLGLVLSSQRPSELSSTVLSQCNTFLLHRINNDRDQEIVHRLVPDNLRGLLRELPSLPSQNAVLLGWASELPVLVKMNDLPKNQQPRSDDPEFWSIWTGREKREINWDEIAEDWQEGTQDYNMEEKSREEGETDKLTDTNDDEQDDELPF, from the coding sequence ATGACTCAGTTACCAATGGAACAGTCTAGAAATCTTCGGATTGGCACTGTAGAATTCGTGTCCCCGGACGAGATCAAAGTCGCTATCGAAATCGATGCACCAGAATCTGTAGCTCTAAATACTGGTACGCCTCAACCATTCCCACGTGTCAATGGCTATTTGTTGGTTTCAGTAGACGACGGATTCCTAGTTGGACAGGTTGAATGGATTACAATTGAGCGTTCGCCCTTCCCTAAGCGTCGAGGGATGCAAGACTTTGGCCTTGTGGATTTGCCTTATCCTCTGCGCAGACTGCGCCTTAATCCGCTAGGTACACTGCAGAAGACAGTTGATGATCTTTTTGTCTTCAATAGAGGTGCAGAATCACTACCAACAGTTGGTTCAGTTGTGTTACTGCCGACGGAACCCCAACTAAGATCAATAATAACATCTGCTACGGAGGGACAAGTTAAGATCGGTTCAAGTCCCATAGCAGGAGATGCCAATGTCTACGTCGATCCAAATCGTTTGTTTGGTCGCCATTTGGCTGTACTAGGCAATACCGGTAGTGGCAAATCCTGTTCCGTAGCAGGACTTATTCGATGGAGTATTGAAGAAGCTCAAAGGGCTCGTGTCGACCTTTCTGAAGTCAAGGAACCTAAACAGTGTCAAATGTCACCTCCCAACGCTAGGTTTATAGTCCTAGATCCGAACGGCGAGTATTCGAGAGCCTTTGGTGATGGAGGCTCTGCGATAAAAGCACGAGTTTTTAAAGTAGGATCTGATGTCAGCAAAAGCACATTGAAAGTACCCTTGTGGTTTTGGAATAGCGCAGAATGGTGCTCTTTCATGCAGGCAAGTACAAGGACACAGCGACCACTACTCAGGCGAGCGTTACGGGAGGTTAGATCCGGACGTTCTGGAGATGTCGAATCTAATGATGAGCAAAAGAAACTTGAACTACGCAGGTATCTTTCGTCCAGATTAATCTCTATACGGGACGCATTTCGTTTGGGCGAGATCCAAACGGACGAAAGTAAGTTCGGCTTTCGTTTAAAAGCCATTGCAAGTGACTTGGAGATAAGGGCCACGGAATTCCCTGATTATCATATTGCAGAGATAAGAAATGTGATCATGCAAGCATTAGAAGAAACGCACAGATCATTTCAAAAGGATGGGGAAACTATTGAGTATTTTCGCGCCTTCACGGAAGATCAAATCAGGAGAGTAATTGAAGCTTTCGGGGAGTCCATCGAACGACTTGGGGGTATCGTATACCATGAAGGGCCTAACGAAGATGTCCCACTTCGATTCAGTGGTACGGACCTTGCGGACCATCTTGAGATTCTGTCGAACCAAGAAAATGTACAACAGTATTTAGACTTCCTGATTGCACGCATCCGTACGTTTATGTCAGATCCTAAGATGCAAGCGATTATCGAAGATACCGATGGTATTACACTTCCTCAGTGGCTTACGGACTATATCGGAGACAATGAGGCCAAGGGTGGCTGTGTGTCTGTAATTGACCTGTCTCTTGTGCCAACCGATATTGTGCATGTCGTAACGGCGGTAATTGCACGCATGGTTTTCGAAGCACATCAGCGATATGTCAAATTGAAAAGTGTCGCACTACCTACAGTGTTGGTGATGGAGGAAGCACATACATTTATCAAACGTTACAAGGATGATGTTGACAATACGGAAGTGGCAGCCGTCTGCTGTCAGGTTTTCGAACGTATTGCACGCGAAGGAAGGAAATTTGGACTGGGATTGGTTCTATCGTCGCAGCGGCCGTCGGAGCTTTCATCAACTGTGCTGTCTCAGTGCAATACCTTTCTTCTCCACCGAATAAACAACGATCGTGACCAAGAGATTGTACACCGGCTTGTCCCAGACAACCTGAGAGGGCTTCTTCGCGAGTTACCCTCTCTGCCCTCTCAGAATGCGGTACTACTCGGTTGGGCATCGGAATTACCTGTTCTAGTGAAAATGAACGACCTGCCCAAGAACCAACAACCGCGTTCCGACGATCCAGAGTTTTGGAGTATATGGACGGGTAGAGAAAAACGGGAGATAAACTGGGACGAAATTGCAGAAGATTGGCAGGAAGGAACTCAGGACTACAACATGGAGGAAAAATCGAGAGAAGAAGGTGAAACCGATAAATTGACAGATACAAACGACGATGAACAGGACGATGAGTTACCTTTTTAG
- a CDS encoding ABC transporter substrate-binding protein — protein sequence MGYSGVVSAQNQTITVVSFGGSYSRACEKGYHERFEAETGIKIIFEDYNGGLAQIRAQVDVGNVYWDVVDMNVADIVRGCDEGLLVPINIDDFSPGADGTQAVDDFVEGTISECGVTTLFFSTVIAYNDKRIGDVKPKTVDDFFDLEKFPGRRGMRRVPRVNLEFALMADGVPLDKVYTTLDTEEGIARAFRKLDTIKKHIIWWETGAHPPQLLADGEVVMTTAYNGRIFNAQVLEDQPFVIVWDGQVLDTSGFGIVEGTRNLDAALRFFDFAATAESMAGLARYIAYSPTRRSAMPLISTHAETGVDMRPHMPTTPENAARALHNDWEWWSDNGEEMNERFSTWLAR from the coding sequence TTGGGGTACAGTGGAGTTGTATCAGCCCAAAACCAAACCATCACCGTCGTCAGCTTCGGCGGCTCCTACTCCCGTGCCTGTGAGAAGGGCTACCATGAGCGGTTCGAGGCGGAAACGGGCATCAAGATCATTTTCGAGGATTACAACGGCGGGCTGGCGCAGATCCGCGCGCAGGTGGACGTGGGAAACGTATACTGGGACGTAGTTGACATGAATGTGGCCGATATCGTCAGGGGTTGCGATGAAGGACTGCTCGTTCCAATCAACATCGACGATTTTTCTCCGGGTGCTGATGGCACGCAGGCCGTGGACGACTTCGTTGAGGGTACGATCTCGGAATGCGGCGTGACGACCCTATTCTTTTCGACGGTTATCGCGTACAACGACAAACGCATCGGAGACGTAAAGCCCAAGACCGTCGACGACTTCTTCGACCTGGAAAAGTTCCCGGGCCGCCGGGGCATGCGGCGGGTTCCGCGGGTCAATCTCGAATTCGCGCTGATGGCCGACGGGGTGCCGCTGGATAAGGTGTACACCACGCTGGACACCGAGGAGGGCATCGCCCGGGCCTTCCGCAAGCTGGATACCATCAAGAAACACATCATATGGTGGGAGACCGGGGCCCATCCGCCGCAGTTGCTGGCCGACGGCGAGGTCGTGATGACCACGGCCTACAACGGGCGCATCTTCAACGCCCAGGTGCTGGAGGATCAGCCATTCGTCATCGTCTGGGACGGCCAGGTCCTGGATACGAGCGGGTTCGGCATCGTCGAAGGCACGCGCAACCTTGATGCCGCGCTCCGGTTCTTCGACTTCGCCGCCACGGCGGAGTCCATGGCCGGCCTCGCCCGGTACATCGCCTACAGCCCGACGCGCCGTTCCGCCATGCCGCTGATCTCGACCCACGCCGAGACGGGTGTGGACATGAGACCGCACATGCCCACGACCCCAGAGAACGCTGCGCGCGCCCTGCACAACGATTGGGAATGGTGGAGCGACAACGGCGAAGAGATGAACGAGCGTTTCAGCACCTGGCTGGCGAGGTGA
- a CDS encoding restriction endonuclease has protein sequence MKLAFTDETHHNAGIEWENRMLMEWIKGVFESPMIKIERQCSSNIRQHVETIFINDGWALNVDVAQHHRLKVFAQKDDVAFQLQTGNMSRAPYDLLKLQYLFQKERIKVAAIGLPTLNASKLIGDNIANADRIVRELKLFNQVITVPILVLAFD, from the coding sequence ATGAAACTTGCTTTCACTGATGAAACTCACCATAACGCTGGAATTGAATGGGAAAACCGCATGTTAATGGAATGGATCAAAGGGGTTTTCGAGTCGCCAATGATCAAAATCGAAAGACAGTGTTCGTCGAATATCCGACAGCATGTAGAAACTATATTCATCAACGACGGCTGGGCGCTTAATGTTGATGTAGCTCAGCACCACCGTTTGAAAGTGTTTGCGCAAAAGGATGATGTAGCGTTCCAATTACAAACTGGTAACATGAGTCGAGCACCATACGATCTACTCAAACTTCAGTACCTCTTTCAAAAAGAGAGAATCAAAGTTGCGGCAATAGGCCTACCGACACTAAACGCCTCAAAACTGATAGGCGACAATATAGCCAATGCAGATCGAATCGTAAGAGAGTTAAAGCTCTTTAACCAGGTTATAACAGTACCCATCCTTGTGTTAGCATTTGATTAA
- a CDS encoding phytanoyl-CoA dioxygenase family protein, whose amino-acid sequence MPLAMTPQQAQDFDEKGFIVLEEFFDQTELDRLLAAIDEVGDRIRSEKDLGPDDPYAVRNALAHHEAFLDLIDHPRMLPLVVDAIGCNIQIRTTHLDYRPPYPEDLKDRISGVGKGEDHQAGYRNVGWHPDLASDDLFLGPSLDGRLPFMEIKVFYVLYDMTESNCGNLWLVPGSHRLRMDELRNRDNGTDPDGAVELKLPIGSAVLWRTAVWHCVGPNLSRKTRKIMHVGYHYRWLRPTDYNEQDPGLIERSSPVRRQLLGALSPKGDPMGPDPDYHPASRHWMSEDKDDVPLREWAERIAEG is encoded by the coding sequence ATGCCCCTTGCAATGACGCCCCAGCAGGCCCAAGACTTTGACGAGAAGGGCTTTATAGTTCTCGAGGAATTCTTCGACCAGACCGAACTCGACCGGTTGCTTGCGGCCATCGACGAGGTGGGCGACCGGATAAGATCAGAGAAGGACCTGGGCCCCGATGACCCCTATGCCGTGCGCAACGCCTTAGCCCATCACGAGGCCTTTCTCGATCTCATCGACCACCCGCGCATGCTGCCCCTGGTGGTGGACGCAATCGGCTGTAACATCCAGATCCGTACTACGCACCTGGACTACCGTCCGCCCTATCCCGAGGACCTGAAGGACCGCATTTCGGGCGTCGGCAAGGGCGAAGACCACCAGGCGGGATACCGCAACGTCGGCTGGCATCCCGACCTGGCGAGCGACGACCTGTTCCTGGGGCCTTCCCTCGATGGGCGCCTGCCGTTCATGGAGATCAAGGTCTTCTACGTGCTCTACGACATGACCGAATCCAACTGCGGCAACCTGTGGCTGGTGCCGGGCAGTCACCGGCTCAGGATGGACGAACTACGGAATCGCGATAACGGGACGGATCCGGATGGGGCGGTCGAGCTCAAACTGCCCATCGGCTCGGCCGTGTTGTGGCGCACCGCGGTGTGGCACTGCGTCGGCCCCAACCTCTCGCGGAAGACGCGCAAGATCATGCACGTGGGATACCACTACCGCTGGCTTCGGCCGACCGATTACAACGAGCAGGATCCCGGACTCATCGAAAGAAGCTCGCCCGTCCGGCGGCAGCTGCTGGGCGCCCTTTCACCAAAGGGCGATCCGATGGGACCGGACCCGGACTACCACC
- a CDS encoding ABC transporter substrate-binding protein — protein sequence MIRIVLSALVVLAWLSAYPPGQASAQNQTITVVSFGGSYARACDIAYHERFEAETGIGINLEDYTGGLAQIRAQVEMGNVFWDVVDLNMPELVRGCDEGLLVPVSIDDLPEGADGASAADDFVEGTITECGVTKLFFSRMIAYNDARIGDLKPTIIADFFDLEKFPGRRGMKRSPVANLEFALMADGVPREDVYTTLDTEEGVRRAFRKLDTIKEQIVWWETAAHPPQMLADGEVTMTTAANGRIFNAQELEGQPFIILWDSQILYTSGYGIVEGTRNLDAARRFLEFSSRAESMASLARYIAYSPTRRSAMPLISTHAETGVDMRPHMPTALENVARALHNDWEWWSDNGEEMNERFSTWLAR from the coding sequence ATGATTCGTATAGTCCTTTCGGCCCTGGTAGTATTGGCCTGGCTCTCTGCATATCCACCGGGCCAGGCATCCGCCCAAAACCAGACGATCACCGTCGTCAGCTTCGGCGGTTCTTACGCCCGGGCCTGCGATATAGCCTACCACGAACGGTTCGAGGCGGAAACAGGCATAGGCATCAACCTGGAGGACTACACCGGAGGATTGGCGCAGATCCGTGCCCAGGTGGAAATGGGCAACGTGTTTTGGGATGTAGTCGATCTGAATATGCCCGAACTCGTCCGGGGTTGCGACGAAGGGCTGCTCGTTCCTGTCAGTATCGACGACCTGCCCGAGGGCGCCGACGGCGCGTCCGCAGCGGATGATTTCGTCGAGGGTACGATCACCGAATGCGGCGTAACCAAGTTGTTTTTTTCGAGGATGATCGCGTACAACGACGCGCGAATTGGCGACCTGAAACCCACCATAATAGCCGACTTCTTCGATCTGGAAAAGTTTCCGGGCAGACGGGGAATGAAACGTTCGCCCGTGGCCAATCTCGAGTTTGCCCTAATGGCTGACGGCGTTCCGCGGGAGGATGTGTATACCACGCTGGACACCGAGGAAGGGGTACGCCGTGCGTTCCGCAAACTGGACACGATCAAGGAACAGATCGTATGGTGGGAGACGGCTGCCCATCCCCCGCAGATGCTGGCCGACGGCGAGGTTACGATGACCACGGCAGCCAACGGACGTATTTTCAACGCCCAGGAGCTTGAGGGACAACCCTTCATCATACTCTGGGACAGCCAGATTCTGTATACGAGCGGGTACGGCATTGTCGAAGGCACGCGCAACCTCGATGCCGCGCGCCGGTTTCTCGAATTCTCCAGCCGGGCGGAGTCCATGGCCAGCCTCGCCCGGTACATCGCCTACAGCCCGACGCGCCGTTCCGCCATGCCCCTGATCTCGACCCACGCCGAGACGGGCGTGGACATGAGGCCGCACATGCCCACGGCCCTGGAGAACGTGGCGCGCGCCCTGCACAACGACTGGGAATGGTGGAGCGACAACGGCGAAGAGATGAACGAGCGTTTCAGCACGTGGCTGGCGCGGTGA
- a CDS encoding DUF3883 domain-containing protein — protein MSTSIPTERLFNLSCFEGLRLLRSYHSQYPECSTTELIPIIENIEADGRSLDLDASAYLGSIVGSNCPSDGIQFYQACIKAVIVSHQPIWSKSIKQGRTRFIGSLNQNERDVFAAAGLLNDPPSTEVVFWWDDLSGHARLTQSQEKMEQARAAELLTLNLETDRLIKLGIDRQPEWPGLDNNYAGYDVLSYDLVNQHVIVNRLIEVKSTTVSPLRFVVTSNEWRQAQRSGDAYCFHVWDMARDTPYLHVRSVNDVAQHIPTDNGRGKWREAEIPVSTPATC, from the coding sequence ATGAGTACAAGTATACCTACTGAACGCTTATTTAACTTATCATGCTTTGAAGGACTCCGTTTACTACGTAGTTATCATTCACAGTATCCTGAATGCAGTACGACGGAACTTATTCCAATTATCGAGAATATAGAAGCTGATGGCAGAAGTTTAGACTTGGATGCGTCAGCTTATCTCGGATCAATTGTTGGATCTAACTGTCCAAGCGATGGAATTCAATTCTATCAAGCATGTATTAAGGCAGTTATTGTAAGTCATCAACCGATCTGGTCAAAATCTATCAAACAAGGACGCACAAGGTTTATTGGATCTCTTAATCAAAATGAAAGAGACGTATTTGCAGCAGCTGGCTTGTTAAATGATCCTCCTTCTACAGAAGTGGTATTTTGGTGGGATGACTTATCTGGCCATGCACGATTAACCCAAAGTCAGGAAAAGATGGAACAAGCACGTGCAGCTGAGTTACTAACTCTAAATCTTGAAACAGATCGACTGATTAAACTTGGAATCGACAGGCAACCTGAATGGCCAGGCCTAGACAACAACTATGCAGGATATGATGTATTATCGTATGATTTGGTCAATCAACACGTGATAGTAAATCGTTTGATAGAAGTAAAATCCACAACTGTATCACCGCTTCGTTTTGTTGTTACAAGTAATGAATGGAGGCAAGCACAAAGGTCAGGTGATGCATACTGTTTTCATGTATGGGATATGGCAAGAGATACGCCATATCTGCATGTGCGATCAGTAAATGACGTTGCACAACATATACCAACTGACAACGGTAGAGGTAAATGGCGAGAGGCTGAAATCCCTGTAAGCACACCGGCGACGTGTTAA
- a CDS encoding site-specific DNA-methyltransferase encodes MNLIVNIACEDNLRFMKKLQDSSIDLIVTSPPYNIKKEYEKRRSQDVYIEEQAACISEAVRLLSPTGSICWQVGNHVDSAEVFPLDILLYPLFKSHGLQLRNRIVWTFGHGLHCQKRFSGRHESILWFTKSEQFTFNLDAVRIPSKYPNKKHFKGPNKGQLSGNPLGKNPSDVWDIPNVKSNHVEKTEHPCQFPVGLVERLVLALTNPGDNVLDPYLGVGSTVIAALKHDRHAFGCDKNKHYYNIACERIRMFREGELRTRPMNKPVYSPKAKGKS; translated from the coding sequence ATGAACTTGATTGTAAATATAGCCTGTGAAGATAACCTTCGTTTTATGAAAAAACTGCAGGACAGTTCCATCGATCTGATCGTAACTTCGCCTCCTTACAACATCAAGAAGGAATACGAAAAGCGCAGATCTCAAGACGTTTATATCGAAGAGCAGGCGGCATGTATATCTGAAGCAGTAAGATTACTTTCACCTACCGGCTCAATTTGTTGGCAAGTTGGTAATCACGTAGATTCCGCAGAGGTTTTCCCACTGGATATCTTATTGTATCCACTTTTTAAATCACACGGACTACAGTTGCGAAACAGGATAGTATGGACATTTGGTCATGGATTGCATTGCCAAAAGAGATTCTCAGGACGCCACGAATCGATATTATGGTTCACGAAGTCAGAACAATTTACATTCAATCTTGATGCTGTACGTATCCCCTCCAAATACCCGAACAAAAAACACTTCAAAGGACCGAATAAAGGGCAGTTATCCGGAAACCCTTTAGGAAAGAACCCCTCGGATGTTTGGGATATACCTAACGTTAAGTCCAATCATGTTGAAAAGACAGAACACCCTTGCCAGTTTCCAGTTGGTTTGGTTGAACGGTTGGTTCTTGCACTAACAAATCCAGGTGACAATGTACTTGATCCTTACCTTGGAGTTGGATCAACAGTGATTGCTGCATTAAAGCATGACAGACATGCCTTTGGCTGTGACAAAAATAAGCACTACTACAACATTGCCTGTGAACGTATTCGGATGTTTCGTGAAGGCGAATTACGCACTCGGCCAATGAATAAACCAGTTTACAGCCCGAAGGCGAAAGGCAAGTCATGA